A window of Longimicrobiaceae bacterium genomic DNA:
GAACTCCGGTTACACCGTCTGATGCTCGGCCCCACTTCGACGGCAATCACACGTTCGGCTCTGGGAACAGAACGACGGGCACCGAGGATGCCAGCACGAGCGACACGACAGCGGTCCAGACCAGCGGAGTTCATACCTTCGGCTCCGGCAATTGATCGGCTAGCAGTCCATGCGCGGGCGGTCCTCGCCGCCCGCGCAGGCTGCGAGTCGGCGAACGAGATGCCCTGCAAGTGCGTCCGCGGCATCGGTGACCGCCACCTCTGCCGGGGCGGGAAGAACTGTCTCAGTGAACCGCTGCTGCTCAGCGGCGGACAACACCTCCTCTGCCTCCCTCCGCACCGCCTGCTGTCCCCGCCTCGTTGCCAGTTCCAGGGCGAACCGTGCTGCAAGATCGACGCGCTCCCAGTCGCGTAGCAGCGCCGATCCGTAGGCGAGTCTCAGGAGCGAGGAGGTGACGCACTCCAGGTGCGGCTTGTCATCGACAATCTGCCACGTGTCGGCCCACGCACTCGTGAACACGTCGATACGGCCGGCGCCGCCGGCTGCGCGGGCCAGATTCGAGAGGATCAGGAGACGGTCAGCCGGACGAGTGAGCACCCGTGCGACAGATTCAAAGACGGGCAGCGCCCGGTTGTAGAAGCCCTGCAGCATCCAGAACACGGCAACATCGTGGGCCAGCTGCGGCAGGCGAGGGTGTCCGGAGGGATACGCATGGAACGCTTTCCGGGCGTAGATTTCGGCATCCACTACCTGCTTCGTCTCCGCGGCGACGGAGAAAAGATCGTGGAACGCTTCAGCCCGAAGCTTCCGCAGCCCGGCTCTGCGGGCGGTTTGAAGCGCACGCTCGAAGGCAAGCCTGGCCCTCTCGTATTCGTCCCGCTGAATGTACAGGTTTCCGAGGCCCATGTACGCTCGTGCATACGTATGAGCATCGCGCCGCCTGCGGGCCAGGCCGATAGCCCTCCTGTACCACGCTTCCGCACGGGGGTACTCCTGTGACCGGCGTAGCAGCCAGCCCACGTTGTACGCGTGCTCCGCACCCTCGGGAAAGCATAGCGAAGCGGCCTGCGCGTACCAGATCGCGGTCCTGGGGAGTTGAGTTTCGTCCGCCCAACGGGAGATTCTTCGGCAGGTCCGGGAAATTTCCTCTCTGCCAGGTTGCTCCCGTCCAGACACCACCCCCGCAAGGAGAATGAGCCACTTCCGTACATCATCCTCCATCTCTC
This region includes:
- a CDS encoding tetratricopeptide repeat protein; amino-acid sequence: MLDEVRSATGALLWQAVRDVVLWATTPEDARSRLFGEDAYDHRVTAIRAREMEDDVRKWLILLAGVVSGREQPGREEISRTCRRISRWADETQLPRTAIWYAQAASLCFPEGAEHAYNVGWLLRRSQEYPRAEAWYRRAIGLARRRRDAHTYARAYMGLGNLYIQRDEYERARLAFERALQTARRAGLRKLRAEAFHDLFSVAAETKQVVDAEIYARKAFHAYPSGHPRLPQLAHDVAVFWMLQGFYNRALPVFESVARVLTRPADRLLILSNLARAAGGAGRIDVFTSAWADTWQIVDDKPHLECVTSSLLRLAYGSALLRDWERVDLAARFALELATRRGQQAVRREAEEVLSAAEQQRFTETVLPAPAEVAVTDAADALAGHLVRRLAACAGGEDRPRMDC